In Phyllostomus discolor isolate MPI-MPIP mPhyDis1 chromosome 2, mPhyDis1.pri.v3, whole genome shotgun sequence, the following are encoded in one genomic region:
- the CHD4 gene encoding chromodomain-helicase-DNA-binding protein 4 isoform X2 — MASGLGSPSLCSAGSEEEDMDALLNNSLPPPHPENDDDPEEDLSEAETPKLKKKKKPKKPRDPKIPKSKRQKKERVLLCRQLGDSSGEGPEFVEEEEEVALRSDSEGSDYTPGKKKKKKLGPKKEKKSKSKRKEEEEEEEDDDDSKEPKSSAQLLEDWGMEDIDHVFSEEDYRTLTNYKAFSQFVRPLIAAKNPKIAVSKMMMVLGAKWREFSTNNPFKGSSGASVAAAAAAAVAVVESMVTATEVAPPPPPVEVPIRKAKTKEGKGPNARRKPKGSPRIPDAKKPKPKKVAPLKIKLGGFGSKRKRSSSEDDDLDVESDFDDASINSYSVSDGSTSRSSRSRKKLRTTKKKKKGEEEVTAMDGYETDHQDYCEVCQQGGEIILCDTCPRAYHMVCLDPDMEKAPEGKWSCPHCEKEGIQWEAKEDNSEGEEILEEVGGDPEEEDDHHMEFCRVCKDGGELLCCDTCPSSYHIHCLNPPLPEIPNGEWLCPRCTCPALKGKVQKILIWKWGQPPSPTPVPRPPDADPNTPSPKPLEGRPERQFFVKWQGMSYWHCSWVSELQLELHCQVMFRNYQRKNDMDEPPSGDFGGDEEKSRKRKNKDPKFAEMEERFYRYGIKPEWMMIHRILNHSVDKKGHVHYLIKWRDLPYDQASWESEDVEIQDYDLFKQSYWNHRELMRGEEGRPGKKLKKVKLRKLERPPETPTVDPTVKYERQPEYLDATGGTLHPYQMEGLNWLRFSWAQGTDTILADEMGLGKTVQTAVFLYSLYKEGHSKGPFLVSAPLSTIINWEREFEMWAPDMYVVTYVGDKDSRAIIRENEFSFEDNAIRGGKKASRMKKEASVKFHVLLTSYELITIDMAILGSIDWACLIVDEAHRLKNNQSKFFRVLNGYSLQHKLLLTGTPLQNNLEELFHLLNFLTPERFHNLEGFLEEFADIAKEDQIKKLHDMLGPHMLRRLKADVFKNMPSKTELIVRVELSPMQKKYYKYILTRNFEALNARGGGNQVSLLNVVMDLKKCCNHPYLFPVAAMEAPKMPNGMYDGSALIRASGKLLLLQKMLKNLKEGGHRVLIFSQMTKMLDLLEDFLEHEGYKYERIDGGITGNMRQEAIDRFNAPGAQQFCFLLSTRAGGLGINLATADTVIIYDSDWNPHNDIQAFSRAHRIGQNKKVMIYRFVTRASVEERITQVAKKKMMLTHLVVRPGLGSKTGSMSKQELDDILKFGTEELFKDEATDGGGDNKEGEDSSVIHYDDKAIERLLDRNQDETEDTELQGMNEYLSSFKVAQYVVREEEMGEEEEVEREIIKQEESVDPDYWEKLLRHHYEQQQEDLARNLGKGKRIRKQVNYNDGSQEDRGVCGRPRPPPMGRSTRAVGPAHLPSLPPDWQDDQSDNQSDYSVASEEGDEDFDERSEAPRRPSRKGLRNDKDKPLPPLLARVGGNIEVLGFNARQRKAFLNAIMRYGMPPQDAFTTQWLVRDLRGKSEKEFKAYVSLFMRHLCEPGADGAETFADGVPREGLSRQHVLTRIGVMSLIRKKVQEFEHVNGRWSMPELAEVEENKKMSQPGSPSPKTPTPSTPGDTQPNTPAPAPPAEDGIKIEENSLKEEESAEAEKEVKSAAPEATVECPQPPAPASEDEKVVVEPPEGEEKVEKVEVKERTEEPMETESKGVADVEKVEEKSAIDLTPIVVEDKEEKKEEEEKKEVMLQNGETPKELNDEKQKKNIKQRFMFNIADGGFTELHSLWQNEERAATVTKKTYEIWHRRHDYWLLAGIINHGYARWQDIQNDPRYAILNEPFKGEMNRGNFLEIKNKFLARRFKLLEQALVIEEQLRRAAYLNMSEDPSHPSMALNTRFAEVECLAESHQHLSKESMAGNKPANAVLHKVLKQLEELLSDMKADVTRLPATIARIPPVAVRLQMSERNILSRLANRAPEPTPQQVAQQQ; from the exons ATGGCGTCAGGCCTGGGCTCCCCGTCCCTCTGCTCAGCGGGCAGCGAGGAGGAGGATATGGATGCACTTTTGAACAacagcctgcccccaccccacccag AAAACGACGATGACCCAGAAGAGGATTTGTCAGAAGCAGAGACTCCaaagctgaagaaaaagaaaaaacctaagaAACCTCGGGACCCTAAAATTCCTAAGAGCAAGCGCCAAAAAAAGGAG cGTGTGCTCTTATGCCGGCAGCTGGgggacagctctggggaggggccagagtttgtggaagaagaggaagaggtggCTCTGCGCTCAGACAGTGAGGGCAGCGACTATACCCctggcaagaagaagaaaaagaagcttggacctaagaaagaaaagaagagcaaatccaagcggaaggaggaagaggaggaggaggaggatgatgaCGATTCAAAG GAGCCTAAATCATCTGCTCAGCTTCTAGAAGACTGGGGCATGGAAGACATTGACCATGTGTTCTCAGAGGAGGATTATCGCACCCTCACCAACTACAAGGCCTTCAGCCAGTTTGTCCG ACCCCTCATTGCTGCCAAAAACCCCAAGATTGCTGTCTCCAAGATGATGATGGTTTTGGGCGCAAAGTGGCGGGAGTTCAGCACCAACAACCCCTTCAAAGGCAGTTCTGGGGCTTccgtggcagcagcagcagcagcagcagtggctgtGGTGGAGAGCATGGTGACAGCCACTGAAGTtgcaccacctcctccccctgtGGAGGTTCCTATCCGAAAGGCCAAGACGAAGGAGGGCAAAG GTCCCAATGCTCGGAGGAAGCCCAAAGGCAGCCCTCGTATACCTGATGCCAAGAAGCCTAAACCCAAGAAAGTGGCTCCCTTGAAAATCAAGCTGGGAGGTTTTGGTTCTAAGCGTAAGAGATCCTCG AGTGAGGATGACGACTTAGATGTAGAATCTGACTTCGATGATGCCAGTATCAATAGCTATTCTGTTTCTGATGGTTCCACCAGCCGTAGTAGTCGCAGCCGCAAGAAACTTCGaaccactaaaaagaaaaagaaag GCGAGGAGGAGGTGACTGCTATGGATGGTTATGAGACAGACCACCAGGACTATTGCGAGGTGTGCCAGCAAGGCGGCGAGATCATCCTGTGTGATACCTGTCCCCGAGCTTACCACATGGTCTGCCTGGATCCAGACATGGAGAAGGCTCCCGAGGGCAAGTGGAGCTGCCCACACTGT GAGAAAGAAGGCATTCAGTGGGAGGCCAAAGAAGACAATTCCGAGGGTGAGGAGATCCTAGAAGAGGTTGGGGGAGACCCCGAAGAGGAAGATGACCACCATATGGAATTCTGTCGGGTCTGCAAGGATGGTGGGGAGCTGCTCTGCTGTGACACTTGTCCTTCTTCTTACCATATCCACTGCCTGAACCCCCCACTTCCAGAGATCCCCAATGGCGAGTGGCTCTGTCCCCGTTGTACG tgtCCAGCTCTTAAGGGCAAGGTGCAGAAGATCCTAATCTGGAAGTGGGGTCAGCCACCATCTCCCACACCAGTACCCCGGCCTCCAGATGCTGATCCCAATACTCCCTCTCCCAAGCCCTTGGAGGGGCGGCCAGAGCGGCAGTTCTTTGTGAAGTGGCAAGGCATGTCTTATTGGCACTGCTCCTGGGTGTCTGAACTGCAG CTGGAACTGCACTGTCAGGTGATGTTCAGAAACTATCAGCGGAAGAATGATATGGACGAACCACCTTCTGGGGACTTTGGTGGTGATGAAGAGAAGAGCCGAAAGCGGAAGAACAAGGACCCTAAATTTGCGGAGATGGAGGAACGCTTCTATCGCTATGGGATAAAGCCTGAGTGGATGATGATCCACCGAATTCTCAACCACAG TGTGGACAAGAAGGGCCATGTCCACTACTTGATCAAGTGGCGAGACTTGCCCTATGATCAGGCATCCTGGGAgagtgaggatgtggagatacAGGACTATGACCTGTTCAAGCAGAGCTATTGGAATCATAG GGAGTTAATGAGGGGTGAAGAAGGACGACCAGGCAAGAAGCTCAAGAAGGTGAAGCTGAGAAAGTTGGAGAGGCCTCCTGAAACTCCAACTGTTGAT CCAACAGTGAAGTATGAGCGACAGCCGGAGTACCTGGATGCCACCGGTGGAACCCTGCACCCGTATCAAATGGAGGGCCTGAACTGGTTGCGCTTCTCTTGGGCTCAGGGCACGGACACCATCCTGGCCGATGAGATGGGCCTCGGGAAGACCGTCCAGACAGCAGTCTTCCTCTATTCCCTCTACAAGGAG GGTCATTCCAAAGGCCCCTTCCTAGTGAGTGCTCCTCTCTCTACCATCATCAACTGGGAACGGGAATTTGAAATGTGGGCTCCAGACATGTATGTGGTGACTTATGTGGGTGACAAAGACAGCCGGGCCATCATCCGAGAGAATGAATTCTCCTTTGAAGACAATGCCATTCGTGGTGGCAAGAAGGCCTCTCGCATGAAG AAAGAGGCATCTGTGAAGTTCCATGTGCTGCTGACATCCTATGAGTTGATCACCATTGACATGGCTATCTTGGGCTCTATCGACTGGGCCTGCCTCATCGTGGATGAGGCCCATCGGCTGAAGAACAATCAGTCAAag TTCTTCCGGGTCTTGAATGGTTACTCACTCCAGCATAAGCTGTTGCTGACTGGGACTCCATTACAAAACAATCTAGAAGAGCTGTTTCATCTGCTCAACTTTCTCACCCCTGAGAGGTTCCA caatttggaaggcttcttggaggagttTGCTGACATTGCCAAGGAGGACCAGATTAAAAAACTGCATGACATGCTGGGGCCTCATATGTTGCGGCGTCTCAAAGCTGATGTGTTCAAGAACATGCCATCCAAGACGGAACTGATTGTGCGTGTGGAGCTGAGCCCTATGCAGAA GAAATACTACAAGTATATCCTCACTCGAAATTTTGAAGCACTTAATGCTCGAGGTGGTGGCAACCAGGTCTCTCTGCTGAATGTGGTGATGGATCTTAAGAAGTGCTGCAACCACCCGTATCTCTTTCCCGTGGCTGCAATG gAAGCCCCTAAGATGCCCAATGGCATGTACGATGGCAGTGCCCTAATCAGAGCATCTGGGAAATTATTGCTGCTACAGAAGATGCTCAAGAACCTTAAGGAGGGTGGGCACCGTGTACTCATCTTCTCCCAG ATGACCAAGATGCTGGACTTGCTAGAGGATTTCTTGGAACATGAAGGTTATAAATATGAGCGTATTGATGGTGGAATCACTGGGAACATGCGTCAAGAGGCCATTGACCGTTTCAATG CACCGGGTGCTCAACAGTTCTGCTTCTTGCTTTCCACTCGAGCTGGGGGCCTTGGAATCAATCTGGCCACTGCTGACACAGTTATTATCTATGACTCTGACTGGAACCCCCATAATGACATCCAG GCCTTTAGCAGAGCTCACCGTATTGGGCAAAATAAGAAGGTCATGATCTATCGGTTTGTGACCCGTGCATCAGTGGAGGAGCGTATCACACAGGTGGCAAAAAAGAAGATGATGCTGACGCATCTAGTGGTTcggcctgggctgggctccaaGACTGGATCCATGTCTAAACAGGAGCTTGATGACATCCTCAAGTTTGGCACTGAGGAACTATTCAAGGATGAAGCCACAGATGGAG GAGGAGACAACAAAGAGGGAGAGGATAGCAGTGTTATCCACTATGATGATAAGGCCATTGAGCGACTGCTGGACCGTAACCAGGATGAGACTGAAGACACAGAATTGCAGGGCATGAATGAATATTTGAGCTCATTCAAAGTGGCCCAGTATGTGGTGCGGGAAGAAGAAATGGGG gaggaagaggaggtagAACGGGAAATCATAAAACAGGAAGAAAGTGTGGATCCTGACTACTGGGAGAAATTGCTGCGGCACCATTATGAGCAGCAGCAAGAAGATTTGGCCCGAAATCtgggcaaaggaaaaagaatccgTAAACAGGTCAACTACAATGATGGCTCCCAGGAGGACCGAGGTGTGTgtggccggccccgccccccacccatgGGCCGTTCCACTAGAGCAGTGGGCCCCGCTCatctgccctctctccctccagatTGGCAGGACGACCAGTCCGACAACCAGTCCGATTATTCGGTGGCCTCAGAGGAAGGTGATGAAGACTTTGATGAACGTTCAGAAG CTCCCCGCAGGCCCAGTCGCAAGGGCCTGCGGAATGATAAAGATAAACCATTGCCTCCTCTGTTGGCCCGTGTTGGGGGGAATATTGAA GTACTTGGTTTTAATGCTCGGCAGCGAAAAGCTTTTCTTAATGCAATAATGCGATATGGGATGCCACCTCAGGATGCTTTTACCACCCAGTGGCTTGTGAGAGATCTTCGAGGCAAATCAGAGAAAGAGTTCAA GGcttatgtgtctctttttatgcggCATTTATGTGAGCCAGGAGCAGATGGGGCTGAGACCTTTGCTGATGGTGTCCCCCGAGAAGGCCTATCTCGCCAGCATGTCCTTACTAGGATTGGTGTCATGTCCTTGATTCGCAAGAAG GTTCAGGAGTTTGAGCATGTTAATGGGCGCTGGAGTATGCCTGAACTTGCTGAAGtagaggaaaacaagaaaatgtcCCAGCCGGGGTCACCTTCCCCAAAGACACCTACACCCTCTACTCCAGGGGACACACAGCCCAATACTCCTGCACCTGCCCCACCTGCTG AGGATGGgataaaaatagaggaaaatagtCTCAAAGAAGAAGAGAGTGCAGAAGCAGAAAAGGAAGTTAAATCTGCAGCCCCTGAGGCCACCGTTGAG tgtccacagccccctgcccctgcctcagaGGATGAAAAAGTGGTTGTTGAACCTcctgagggagaagagaaagtagaaaaggTAGAGGTGAAGGAGAGGACAGAAGAACCTATGGAGACAGAGTCCAAAG GTGTTGCTGATGTGGAGAAGGTAGAGGAGAAGTCAGCAATAGACCTGACTCCCATTGTGGTGGAGGATAAAG aagagaagaaagaagaagaagaaaaaaaagaggtgatGCTTCAGAATGGAGAAACCCCCAAGGAGCTGAATGatgagaagcagaaaaaaaatattaaacagcGTTTCATGTTCAACATTGCAGATGGTGGTTTTACTG AGTTGCACTCCCTTTGGCAGAATGAGGAGCGGGCAGCCACAGTCACCAAGAAGACTTATGAGATCTGGCATCGGCGACACGACTACTGGCTGCTGGCTGGCATCATAAA CCATGGCTATGCCCGGTGGCAGGACATCCAGAATGACCCACGCTATGCCATTCTCAATGAGCCTTTCAAGGGTGAAATGAACCGTGGAAATTTCTTAGAGATCAAGAATAAGTTTCTAGCACGAAGGTTCAAG CTCCTAGAACAAGCCCTGGTGATTGAGGAGCAGCTGCGGCGAGCAGCTTACCTGAACATGTCAGAGGACCCCTCTCACCCTTCCATGGCCCTAAACACCCGCTTTGCTGAGGTGGAGTGTTTGGCAGAGAGTCATCAGCACCTGTCCAAGGAGTCAATGGCAGGAAACAAACCTGCCAATGCGGTCCTGCACAAAG TTCTGAAACAGCTAGAGGAACTGCTGAGTGACATGAAAGCTGATGTGACTCGGCTCCCAGCTACTATTGCCCGAATTCCCCCAGTTGCTGTGAGGCTACAGATGTCAGAGCGTAACATTCTCAGCCGCCTGGCAAACCGAGCACCTGAACCTACTCCACAGCAG GTAGCCCAGCAGCAGTGA